The Sander vitreus isolate 19-12246 chromosome 10, sanVit1, whole genome shotgun sequence genome contains the following window.
ATGGCTTGCGGACATGACTCACCATGCACTCATATGCTGCATGCGGAGATAACAAGTAGCAAAAAGAGAAGTTTAAGTGGAGACGTTTGTGCTCTTTATATGCCAGTTTTCTGTTTATGTGACAGCTTCCGCCTTCACGTCACATGACGCGTTGCTCGCTCCCGGGATTCTCGCGGTGACAGACAGCTGAGATCATCGGTAGAAAAGAAAGGAATTGCAAATGGAGGTGGCAATAATGATCATTCTTTGAACGACAAAAAGTGGGTATTTTAATGTAGATAGCTTTTTAATCACAACTTTGCCATGTTTATAAACCGTTCGGATATGTTATTGTGTGGAAATGATTAGTTAGGTGTCGTTTTGTGTCTTGGTGAACGCTACGTGGATATTTGAGGATtagcaactaacgttagctaacgatgTTAGCTTGATGTTGTGTTCCAATCACAGGCTGTTTAATGTAACGTAACGTCAAAGTGTAGCTAAACTAATGTACCTTCTAGAATGCTGGATTCTCATTTTGCCTTTATTCGCACGACGATGTTTAACATTACAGGAAATCATTTTAGTCTTGTTTTGTAGTCTTCAGCATCcttagttattaaaaaaaaaaatctgtatcgTTAGAAATATTAACTATATTTGCCCACTAACGTCACTAATGTTACCAGTTAAGACCCAAACGTAAATAAGCTcgactagctagctaatgtaaCTGCTTGCTAGTATTTGGAGTAAAACAAGTTTTGCTTTGTTGAGTCTTTTTTTCAACGTGCCCAAAGACGTAGCTACAGTGTaaaatagtatatagtatagtatacaaGCAAGACTGGTCTATTGAAGTACATTCGTTAAAGTTAAATCATAGCTGTTTTGTTAATTATGCATGTAACATTACGGATGTACTGTATGGCCTATACAGCTAAGTATTTGGTAACACAACAATAGCTACATACATTATATCTCCTAATTTTAAATATTGCAAGCATTGTTCATATTTGGCCTGAAtcttttcaacagtttttcttAATGTAAAATCTATAAGGATATGTCACGTTTTCAACTTTATTGCGAACACAGTGTTCATGCATTAATGTTAATtactagaggtgttgaaattaatcaaataatcgatgcatcgaatcgtggacatggacgacgctgcatcgataatcggccgggccataatccattatttctgtttacaatttaatgtaggcctaacaacctttctgtttacatattctgttatgttttgcacattcaggaagtgccatgtgctcagtgctgtacttttatgtatccaatttattcagtattagagcactgcagtatgttttgtttttgagtaGTAAGTAATTTTGTATACAAACAAACTTTATTAAATTAAGGATAACTATCATGTGGGTACTTTTATGGAAACTTGGACAAGCCAGTGCAGTCCAATATAATACCCTTGCAATCAATAGATACTGTTTGAGAGTGTTTCAGATGTGTTTATTCAATTTGGTGGTAAATGTGGAGACCGCTGCAGCTCCATTGAAAAGTGCCCTGTTATATTTGTCTCATCTTTGCCTtatcatgtttctgtgtcaggTACATCTCGCCATGTCTGAGTCTCTGTATGAGAAGTTTTTAGCGCCAGATGAGCctttccccctcctctcccaAAGAGCCAACCTCAGTGATGTGGGAACCCTGGATGTGAGTGACTTCGGCTGTCAACTCTCATCTTGTCACAGAACAGATCCTCTACACCGCTTCCACAGCAACAGgcgagtagtgtgtgtgtgtgtgtgtgtgtgtgtgtgtgtgtgtgtgtgtgtgtgtgtgtgctcacacGTATGTCACCCGTCTGTCGGGTAAACTGACTTTCAGAATGTATTTTCAAAGGTTATTtgtgcaggaaaaaaaatcatcgtCATTGTTTTGGAATGTACTTATGAACTacatttagggctgcacgatattaggaatatctctaattgcgattattttgactgatattgcgatatgagtcacgatattggagggaatgatcatttttgtatcattattctcattttcattgaaaacattttttttttctctagtctgtaggatacgatttgtaggccgggacgtctctgcagcaccacaatacttcattttagaacggtttgacacataattttgcctttaacaaatattgcgcccctctGCGATTTGGATTTGGGactagttcatattgcgatttccatacaattgcgattaattgtgcagccctaactaCATTTATAGTGAGTGTTCAAAGAGAAGGCGTTTACATAGTTGAAATGTGCATTCGTATCTTGTATGCACACCACTCCTTCTCGGCAAAATGATCGGAACAATTTCCGGGATTTACCCATAGAATGTACTTTAACGTCCGCTCGTGTTTCTCCCCAGGTGGAACCTCACTTCCTGCGGGACCAGTGTTGCCAGCTCAGAGTGCAGCGAAGAGCTCTTCTCCTCTGTGTCCGTGGGGGATCAGGACGACTGCTACTCCCTTCTGGATGACCAAGAACTAACATCCCTGGACCTGTTTCCAGAGGGCAGCGTTTGCAGTGATGTGTCCTCTTCTATCAGCACCTATTGGGATTGGTCTGACAGCGAGTTTGAGTGGCAGGTTGGTTTGTTATATAGTCTATATcattgacgttccacttccgggattgctccgttgctgccggatttcactcatttaagccggatatctgttgccttcagttttctttgtattggcattctaaactccagtggatttatgaggactatggttaattttttctcagatctctgcagggtaaatccagacagctagctagactatctgtccaatcggagttttctgttgaacgactaaaactacttttaaacgtaGTCGCCCCGACAATCGTcgcccaggacgattgtgattggtttaaagaaatgccaataaaccagagcacgttttctcccatccccgaatgctgtgtggagtagccagaccctcctccagcacgctttggaggagTGTCTGGCCAAGCGAGACTAGTTGTTATATGACCtagaagtgtgttttttttttttttttaacatgctgaTTTTAATTCAGGCTTTTGGCTTTACGATGGAAGTCTTGAGTAGGGCTGGGGACcgaattcaatattttttttaggcAACGACCGAATTTCCTCCTTAGTAAATAATAGCATAGTAAGATAAAattggtattaaaaaaaaaaagtatagttcAGAAACCGGTATCGAAGTAACTGTTTTGGTATCAGTACCAGTATTGGATATTTTTGAACGATATCCAGCCCTAGTCATGAGAACCTAGCTGCATAATTTTGCTGGCATGAAACACACAGGGCCCTATctcgcacccggcgcagcgcaaagcccgacgcaagtgtctttgctagtttaagaccgacgcagttgtcaatttcccgtccagcgcccacgtcgtttaaatagcaaatgcatctgcgcccatctgtggcccatggctggtcttacagggaggtgtgttcaggtgcattctgggcgtattgctatcttgaggcagcgggaagtgatcgcgccattgaccaacaaaaacctggtctaaagtcaatagcgcagcatttcattgttattttaacagagcattagtaaaatgcgcctaggctcgtgcacagagCGCACACACTATggttgttacacacacacacacacacacacacactacacacacacacacacacacacacacacacacacacacacagggaagcgcagcagcacacacgcatgcaaaagattacaaataaaaatattacggtgcaaatcctccatcataatagcaatgctccaaggtccaaacgcgcctggcttttaaagggaatgggagatgacactctgattggtttattgcatgttacgcccaaaacacacctatgaattaattaagTGAATTActctaagtacaacccttttgaaccatgcgcccggcgcacggacccttttttctgctgtcaaactagcaaaagtggatttggacatgcTCTAAACGCACCGGCGCTTCACGCCATGTGCTTTGATCGTTAAAATAAGGCCCAGAGGCTGTGGGTGTTACAGTGATTGACAGGATAGTTTGTCCATTCatgtttttctcttctcctcaCTGTTCGCCTGTCTTGCGTCTCAGTTGCCAGGAAGTGACATTGCCAGCGGCAGTGATGTTCTGTCAGACATCATCCCGAGCGTGCCAAGTTCCCCCTGTCTGTTTTCCAAGAGGAAGCCTAAGCCCCACCCTCACCGCAACCTGGATGAGTTACCATGGAGTGCCATGACCAACGATGAACAGGTAAACGCAGCCAACACACCTTTCtgtattatgttgtttttaagtTAGCAACCTCTCCGTGCTATCAGAGAGCTCCGAATTAACAACAGTGAAACTGACTTCCTGACCCAGCTactagtttgtttttttgttaaatggaTTATTTAAGTGGCTAGTAACCATTAGATTGTGGCATGGCTTGCAGTTCAAATAAATAGGTTGCTCTGTATGCTTCATTTTGTTGGAGCTGAGCTGTCAAGACCAAGTTTGGGATTTTGCAGGGGTTTTTTTGTCAGTCAAACTtaactcacctaaaggattattaggaacacctgttacatcacaccaatcacatggcagctgcttccatgcatttaggggtgtggtccaggtctagacaatctcctgaactccaaacttaatgtcagaatgggaaagaaaggtgatctaagtaactttgagcgtggcatggttgttggtgccagataATCTGCTCAGTTAACTGGGGTTTTcacacacaaccatttctagggtttacaaagaatgttctgaaaaaggaaaaacatccagtatgcggcagtcctgtggggcgaaaatgcctcgttgatgctagaggtcagaggagaatgggtcgtctgattcaagctgatagaagatcaactttgactcaaataaccactcgttacaacccaGGTATGCAGTaaaacacgcacaaccttgaggcggatgggctacagcagcagaagaccccaccgggtaccactcatctccactgaaaataggaaaatgaagctacaatttgcacgagctcaccaaaaatgtacagttgaagactggaaaaatgttgcctggtctgatgagaacatggatccatcatgccttgttaccactgtgcaggctggtggtgtaatggtgtgggggatgctatcctatcaatatcggccaacatttctaaagaatgcttccagcaccttgttgaatcagtgccgcaaagaattaaggcagttctgaaggcgtcagggggtcaaacacggtattagtagggtgttcctaataatcgtTTAGGTGAGTGTATTTCACAAACTAAACAGGAGGGCTTAAGGGGGGAAATGATTTTATAGGTGGGTAGATAGCATAATGAATTTATGAAAAGCCACATCATTGCGGATTCCAAAACTGTGGAGATATACCATAAACGGTTTGTTTAAACTGTTGAGCAGTAGTTTTCTGTATTGTCGCTAGGGATGTCCTCAGCTGACCTGCAGGATCAGGGCAGATCccagttatttttatttatttaatttttttatgaatCTCTATCAGCGACATAAAGCATCAGCCATTTGCATTCCATTACCCCGGCAGTCAAAAACGCCTCCATTGTGCTCCGTTAAACTCTATGTCTCCGCCTTTAGTCTTCAGTGTGGGCAAAAAGGACCAAAACCACATGTCTGTGTTTCCTGTTCCAGGTGGAGTACATTGAGTACCTGAGTAGGAAGGTGAGCACAGAGATGGGCCTGAGAGAGCAGCTGGACATCATCAAGATCATCGACCCCTGTGCTCAAATCTCTCCCACCGACAGCGAGTTCATCATCGAGCTCAACTGTCTCACCGACGAGAAACTCAAGCAGGTAGGCCGTAACTCTGACGCACATCACTTCGCTAACAACTAGGGTTGGGTTTCGTTTGGGTTTTTCctgataccggtgctaaattGATACTTTGgtggtgcctgaactgatatatatatatatatatatatatatatatatatatatatatatatatatatatatataaggagcacaaaacgacagttggcgacattaaagaacggcttgtttattgctaaggccatatggtcaaaattaaatgattgattaataatgtaataacaataacttcaaaatgacttatttcaccagtaaattgctggtaaacgacaaaaacaagcaccagatgggaaaagggttttttacaataactttgaatgcaccacaaagcTGGCGAGTTTCCagtgaacacaccgtctgtgtgttgtttttccgacaacggcagctgcagtcagactgctATGTCTTGGTTTTGGactcctctacagggaaatacagtcacactttacaccgcttaacgtaagctgtcagcattttaaccattgtttaatccagctactagctaacggtaacgtagcgtcccgtgcagcgacgcttctgaaaaaaaaaaaaaaaaaagaaagtcaggtactgaaatgaggaaccaaaattttcgttcttatacaagtcaaacaaaacagattttCTTTCACACACAACCTCACTCTTATACAGAAGTGTGAGCAGCCTGTCGACAAGTTAATACAAGAAAGGAGATTTTAATTGGCTGCATTGTGGACTCAGTAACAGTCTGCAAAGTAGTATCACTCCCTATGAAATGTTTTAAGAGTTGTCCATGAACGTAAaagttttattatatattagggctgggacgatatgcttttgtcccgattcttCTTTTGCATTgggattttcatttattgcgattctagaggTATTGCGATCCGATAGTATTGAGTGTTGCGATTACctaagttgaataatacacttcacAATTctaaaaaagaatgcacatcacatgtcagtcagtctgacattaatttcatttgtaaaaaaaaagtacataacatgtattttctgctttcggtctgttttgctggaaatggatatgatgtagtcaccGTTACAGCATAAACAGTATATATTTAGGTGgaaaaatcacgatacatacgtTATCCgatcattttttccccccaccacCCCTATTATATACGTGTATTAGAGAGAAGCACTCCTTGCTAATACATCAGTAAACCGAGGTAGGAAAAACGGTGAACCCAGAGTTATGCAGcatgtttgtgattgtgtgatgtcatcaggtGCGTAACTACATCCGAGAGCACAGCCCAAGGCAGCGGGCCAGCAGCACCAGAGAGGGCTGGAAGAGGAGCAGCCACAGCAGTGCCAGCACCGGCGGGGTCAGCGCAGCCAGCAGCAGTAACGCCAGCATGGTCAGCTCTGCCAGCTCCTCCACCGGCTCCACAGCCTCCAACTCTGTAGCAGGTGAAATGCTATGCTACCTGCTTGGCTAGCAGCATGAGCAGCAGTAATGGTGCCACCACCAGAGGCTACTGTATCGATGGCGCATTGTCTGCTCCGTTATGATTGTACAAGGGACAGAAGGGCACTTTTTATTGGTGAAATAATTAGAATTTGTAacctaaagtaaaaaaaaatttttctGGTCTTCCAGGTTGTAATATGGTTTAACATTTGCTTGTGTTCAAGGTGGCCCAGCGTCAGCCTGTAGTGGAGGCAGtgttgctaacattagcagagcTCACAGCGATGGCAACCTTTCCAGTGCTGCAGAACGTATACGAGACTCTAAAGTAaggggtgtgggtgtgtgcgcgtgtgtggaCAATGTTATTGTGCTAAACAAATGCCATTCCATTTTGATCACTGGGGACGCACAGGAAAGCATCCCAAGCTGTACATTTGTCCCCTGGACCCTACTATTTCTGCTCCCACTCTGGTTATTGTTTTGTTGCACCATTTCACAGAGCACGTGAGACTAGCTAATCGCCTCAACGCCTTGATCCTTGATCCATcatctagggatgcaccgatcccaCGTTTTTCGGTCCCGATACCTGGGCTTTTGGGTACCAATCCGATAACGTGTTTAATTAATGAGCTGTATGCCTCACCGTGTCAAAGTGACTGGGATCATTATTTTATGTGAAAGGCAAAATAATTACGAGGCGcacctgaatagggttgggcatcgtttggattttaataaTTCTaattctgattcttcctttcgattctggttcttatcgattctgatcctttgaggggtggagttgaaacgggtcacatgcctattttcacaaataagaggaaagttttattttgattcaatggtggtttgcagttttactgggctttttcaacgtaaaataaagccacattaGACTGCTGCTTACTgtgttaaattgggaagcgacgATCGGATGTgcaaccaaatcctccaaacgattccaataaagaaacgattccactggaatcgtaatttttgaaacgattccaagtaggaatcggttctcgatgccaaATCCTACACCTGAACGCATCATGAAGTCCTGGTGGAACCCGCGTGCCCTACCGTTTACGTAACTCACGGGGAAGGCCAAACGTTGCCACACCGGTTGAGGGGAAACGGAaggattttccagttctgttgtttctccgtcATCTCGGGCAGTGGCCACGGTGTCTGGATAAATGCAGTTACTGTTAAGCTAACATTACCCAGTGGCTTTACCCTGTggctttagctgcatgctacctgTCGGTAAGCCCCGCTGTTtcgtctgtgtgttgttgttttttcttcggATGCTCGTACGTAGGCGGGGGTGGAGAGAAAAAACCCCACAATAATGTAAACCTAGAGTTAAATAGATTGGCCCCATTGTCACGATCCCCAATTGTAGTGGGAAATCTCTTCTAAAAAGTTCTACTAACAGCTTCTTTAGTCGTTCTTTTCATCGTTCTACACCAGGGACACGAGCAGTTCCGTATTTGGTGTTAAAAGGTTTGCATAGTTCTATCTGAAGCATACATGCAGTTACACATAGAATTTCCAATACACAATCCAGATATTTGGGtcagtatcggatcggtgcattcctagtattagggctgggcgacctggagaaaatcaaatatcacgacaTTTTTGATCAAATACCTCTAACGATATCGCGACGATacgtagggttgacaattggtgctttcacaaaatatttacacagtgAGATCTGTGataatcagtaatgtggatataatgactgagtgggtaaaggcaaataatagaacagctagaacagtctggtaagttcagaaaatgacatcactttactgtaacgcagcctttaaaaccaggagaagACAACACTCATCATATCACGACATCCGAAATCTGTAaaacgatatctagtctcattagattagattcaactttattgtcattgtacagagTACAAgtagtacaaagacaacgaaatgcagtttgcatccaaccagaagtgcaaaaaaaacagaaaagtgcaatgtgacaTACAAAgtataggcaggacaagaaatatattgcagtgtcataagagcagaataaatatggctatatgtaatatgaacactgtatgaacaacatgtacatgtatgtgcaatgtagtagcagtgacataatagtagtaagaataatctagatatatgcagtgtagcagaatatatatatatatatatatatatatatataaaaagaacaactgaataaatatggatattctgtatgaaccatatagacagatatgtacataTCACGATATGATTTCTactgatatattgcccagccctactcatgttttttctttaaagattttttttttttggggcattttaggcctttattttgataggacagctgaagacatgaaaggggagagatagggccgcaggtcggaatcgaacctgggcccgctgcgtcgaggagtaaatatatatttgacctaccaactgagctatccaggcgcccagccctactctaacctctctctctcgtctggCCTCGCCGCCTTTTCAGAAACGTTCCAAGCAGCGTAAGCTTCAGCAGAAAGCCCTCCGGAAGCGGCagctgaaggagcagcggcAGGCCCGCAAGGAGCGCCTGAGTGGACTCTTTCTGAACGAGGAGGTGCTGGCGCTGCGCGTGACTGAGGAGGAGGACCGCGGAGACGACCTGGACATACTGATGTGACACCAGTGAACCAATCGGTGCTCCCTCTACGcctgtttccccccccccacccagccGCTGCCATAGAGCCCATAGACCACGCTACTCCCGATCACTGCATGCCATTAGCTTTGAGTAGGCTAACGTAATGCATTTTGTAAGAGTAATGTCTGATAGGCAGTAATAGCTTGTAGTGGCTTCTGACATAGCTTTGACATATGGCTCGCTAATGCTAGTGTAGTACCGCTAGTGCTAAAACTGATAGCCCCGCTGCAATCACTACAAAGCTAGCTATAGCAATAATGCTAAAAATGCCGCGAATGCTTTGACTAGACACCGACCTCAGTCCAGCCTGCTTATAGCCAGTTATAATGCTGCGACCACCTAGAAGCTCGCAGatgcacacaaatatacactaCTAAAGACAGTTATGTCCGCTTCATGCTGTTAAGAAGAGGTTGCTTCTAGATGCTGCAAAAGCGTATATCCACTGCTACTAATACAGCCCCCGCCGGCAGAAGGACAGATCAGGCAAGAGAAGCAGAGTTTGGCCGCATTATGCAGACTCTGCTCTGCGGGAACCAggagttttttatttatttatttttttttatttcttcataaCATACAGGGGAGCTATGTGCAAGGTGGCAGTAGTTTCCACCCATCTGCCTACACCTGCATCCATACTCTACAGGGCTATATTCTGCACTGGCCAAACTCTCTTAAACTTAAACTGCTGCAGGTAATGTTACAGCACGAGTATACACCTGAAGGCCTACAGTCCGAGTGGCTTGAGTGGGAAGTGGGGCTGCTCGATTTTTGGTCAACACTGATATCGCAACTATTTAACACGACtgctcattgacttttggaaagatgttgcaactgttgaacttggaaaaactgtgaaaaggttgaacaaatcaacagtgaaaacaccttgagcTGTACAATTCCTCTTTTTCGTTCACAGCACAAAGACAAAATTAAGAGTTGACTTGCAAAACGTAACGAACGCAGAACGATCGCCATCGTTAGGAGCCGAAATCGTAATCGCGATCCAGATTTGGATTAATTGCACAGACCTAGCAGAAGGTATTGGTAGCAGTATTAACGTGACACAAAACTGCGATTGAAGCCTTGCATTGATGAGCAATTTCTCTCCATGGTGGATGCCTGAAGTCTAATTCAGAGTGCAGTTCAGAATGATAGCCCTTCAAAACGGACAAACGCAACTGAGATGTGGGAGCTGAAGTGAAAGGAAGTGCCCCGGTCTGTCTTTCTACCTGCTGAGTGTTGGCGGTCCTCTTTTCACTCTGAAGGCTTAGAGGGAGCACTGAGTCTGCATGTTTAAAAccccaggcacacacacacgaatcaCCCGCGTGGCCCAATAACTAACAACTTCATCATTTGCATACacctgtttaaaaaagaaaaaagaaaaaaacgtatGTGTTGTAAATAAATGGTAAATAACAGCATATTTATCGCCCGCTTTCAGGTTTTCCTTGGTGATGACGGCTTGatttaaaggtgtgtgtgtgtgtgtgtgtgtgtgtgtgtgtacactaatTGGTTATCATAGCTTAAATGCTGTCAATTGCCATGGGTTCTTTGCATTATTTGGAGTCTCACTTTGAAGCATTTAAGCTGTTTTGTCCCAAGTACTTGAGTTTGGTCGTTTGTCTCAGACATCTTGAAAGtcctctttgtttctcttgcCAGCACTCCTACTTTATGTTTTTTGCCTGAGACAGACCTAAATAATCGCAGATTCTCCCCATCATGTTACTTCTGTGTACATTTTTCTGAATGATTTGACCACCATGAT
Protein-coding sequences here:
- the fam199x gene encoding protein FAM199X encodes the protein MSESLYEKFLAPDEPFPLLSQRANLSDVGTLDVSDFGCQLSSCHRTDPLHRFHSNRWNLTSCGTSVASSECSEELFSSVSVGDQDDCYSLLDDQELTSLDLFPEGSVCSDVSSSISTYWDWSDSEFEWQLPGSDIASGSDVLSDIIPSVPSSPCLFSKRKPKPHPHRNLDELPWSAMTNDEQVEYIEYLSRKVSTEMGLREQLDIIKIIDPCAQISPTDSEFIIELNCLTDEKLKQVRNYIREHSPRQRASSTREGWKRSSHSSASTGGVSAASSSNASMVSSASSSTGSTASNSVAGGPASACSGGSVANISRAHSDGNLSSAAERIRDSKKRSKQRKLQQKALRKRQLKEQRQARKERLSGLFLNEEVLALRVTEEEDRGDDLDILM